From the genome of Acropora palmata chromosome 4, jaAcrPala1.3, whole genome shotgun sequence, one region includes:
- the LOC141878210 gene encoding translation factor GUF1 homolog, mitochondrial-like, whose product MQFLNKTGIGVSAVFSKSPESYIRSLVGLCKRTDKFIAAELTECMHLRRIRCYKLLEKGNDCKSKHNFWRACSQSTRPGMSKKEKINMSDFPVSRIKNFSIIAHIDHGKSTLADRLLEMTGTISRNTDNKQVLDKLQVERERGITVKAQTASLFYHYKGETYLLNLIDTPGHVDFSYEVSRSLAACQGVILMVDAAQGVQAQTVSNFFLAFDKDLHIIPVLNKIDLKSADPDGVSKQMEKLFDIKPEEILKVSAKTGDGVDSILETAIQQLPCPQGDPNAPLRALLFDSWYDHYRGVICLVAVLDGSLTKGDEIMSAYSKQRYEVLDVGIMYPGEVSTGALYAGQVGFVSCGIRNSKDAQIGDTFFHPHSPVEALSGFKPMKPTVFAGIYPVDQTEHIYLRSAIEKLTLNDASVTIHADSCLALGQGWRLGFLGLLHMDVFKQRLEQEYNAKVIVTSPNVPYKAILADKEGKEIEVLNPLELPDPSLVKFYMEPFVMGTIVFPEECMGKMLTLCESRRGEQQEVLYIDESRVMIKYLLPLSEIIVDFYDELKSQSSGYASFDYEDEGYRETNIVRMDVLINGTVVDALSCIVHTDKAVQSGRSLCAKLKNVIPKQLFEVVIQASIRGRITARETIRALRKDVTAKCYGGGVTRKMKLLQKQKEGKKRMKRIGKVDVPHEAFLAILKR is encoded by the exons atgcaatttttaaataaaacagGAATTGGCGTATCGGCTGTTTTTTCTAAATCGCCAGAATCTTACATACGCTCTCTGGTTGGTTTGTGCAAGAGAACAGACAAATTCATTGCTGCAGAGTTAACGGAATGCATGCATTTAAGAAGAATTCGTTGCTATAAACTCTTGGAAAAGGGAAA CGACTGCAAATCCAAGCACAACTTTTGGAGGGCATGCAGTCAATCGACTCGCCCAGGAATGTCCAAAAAG GAGAAAATTAACATGTCAGATTTTCCGGTGTCAAGGATAAAGAACTTCAGTATTATTGCTCACATTGATCACGGCAAAAGCACACTTGCTGACAGACTGCTTGAAATGACAG GAACAATATCAAGAAACACTGACAACAAGCAAGTCCTAGATAAACTTCAAGTTGAAAGGGAAAGAGGAATAACAGTCAAGGCCCAAACAGCATCACTATTTTATCATTACAAAGGGGAAACATATTTGTTAAATCTTATTGATACACCG GGACATGTTGACTTTAGCTATGAAGTTTCAAGGTCCCTAGCCGCCTGTCAAGGTGTCATTCTTATGGTTGATGCAGCACAG gGTGTCCAGGCTCAGACAGTGTCCAAttttttcttggcttttgATAAGGATTTGCACATTATACCAGTACTCAACAAG attgatttAAAAAGTGCTGATCCTGATGGTGTTTCAAAGCAAATGGAGAAATTATTTGATATAAAACCAGAAGAGATTTTAAAG GTATCTGCAAAAACAGGTGATGGGGTTGATAGTATCCTGGAAACTGCCATTCAGCAGCTGCCATG CCCTCAGGGTGACCCAAATGCTCCGCTGCGAGCCTTGTTATTTGATTCCTGGTATGACCACTACAGAGGTGTAATCTGCCTTGTTGCTGTCCTGGATGGATCACTGACAAAAG GAGATGAAATAATGTCAGCATATTCCAAACAGAGATATGAAGTTCTGGATGTGGGAATCATGTATCCAGGAGAAGTATCGACTGGGGCTCT GTATGCTGGTCAAGTTGGTTTTGTCTCCTGTGGGATAAGGAACAGTAAAGATGCTCAAATAGGGGACACATTTTTCCATCCTCACTCACCAGTAGAAGCCCTGTCAGGATTTAAGCCCATGAAACCAACG GTCTTTGCAGGTATTTACCCTGTGGATCAGACAGAACACATCTATTTGCGATCTGCCATTGAAAAACTCACTCTGAATGATGCCAGTGTTACTATACACGCTGATAGCTG TTTAGCTCTTGGTCAAGGCTGGCGGCTTGGCTTCCTTGGTTTGCTTCACATGGATGTTTTCAAGCAGAGATTAGAACAG GAATACAACGCAAAAGTGATTGTAACTTCGCCGAATGTTCCTTACAAGG CAATTTTAGCtgacaaagaaggaaaagaaattgaagtcCTTAATCCTTTGGAA CTTCCAGATCCCTCGTTGGTGAAGTTCTATATGGAGCCCTTTGTCATGGGAACAATAGTTTTCCCTGAGGAATGCATGGGGAAGATGCTCACTCTTTGCGag AGCAGGCGCGGTGAGCAACAGGAAGTGTTGTATATAGATGAGTCGCGTGTTATGATCAAGTACTTGTTACCGCTGAGCGAAATCATCGTGGATTTCTATGACGAGCTCAAATCGCAGTCCTCAGGTTATGCGAG cTTTGATTATGAAGACGAAGGCTACCGAGAGACAAACATAGTCAG AATGGATGTTTTAATCAACGGGACGGTGGTTGATGCGTTAAGCTGCATAGTTCATACAGACAAAGCGGTGCAATCTGGGAGGTCACTTTGCGCCAAGCTCAAAAATGTTATTCCAAA GCAACTTTTTGAGGTGGTGATTCAAGCCTCTATTCGAGGAAGAATTACAGCAAGGGAAAC GATAAGAGCCCTGAGAAAGGACGTCACAGCAAAATGT TACGGTGGTGGCGTAACTAGAAAAATGAAGCTACTTCAGAAGCagaaagaagggaaaaaacGAATGAAGCGAATAGGAAAAGTGGACGTTCCCCATGAAGCATTTCTGGCAATTCTGAAAAGATGA